One genomic segment of Methanobacterium spitsbergense includes these proteins:
- the amrB gene encoding AmmeMemoRadiSam system protein B produces MIRKPAVAGVFYEIDPDSLRKQIEWCFQHHLGPGSIPQIGDKRNIKGVIAPHAGYIYSGPVAAHSYYEIAEDGFPETFIILCPNHTGMGSGISTMNQGSWETPLGLVDIDSEFADLMVENAGIIDVNPAAHIKEHSAEVQLPFLQYLNPDFQFVPVTMWMQDLETAIEIGDSIQKTASKLGRDVVVIASTDFTHYQPQNIAEAQDMQVIDAIKAMDEKLMMNRVKQLNVSMCGYGPVAATMVATKKMGATNCEVKKYATSGDTTGDKSSVVAYASAVFR; encoded by the coding sequence ATGATAAGAAAACCTGCAGTTGCAGGAGTTTTTTATGAAATAGATCCTGATTCACTTAGAAAACAAATAGAGTGGTGCTTCCAACACCATTTAGGTCCTGGAAGCATTCCCCAAATTGGAGACAAAAGAAATATTAAAGGTGTTATAGCACCTCATGCAGGGTACATTTACTCAGGACCTGTTGCAGCACACAGTTACTATGAAATTGCAGAGGATGGATTTCCAGAAACCTTTATAATACTCTGCCCCAACCACACAGGAATGGGATCAGGAATATCTACCATGAACCAAGGATCATGGGAAACACCATTAGGATTAGTAGATATAGACAGTGAATTTGCAGACCTTATGGTGGAAAATGCAGGTATAATAGATGTAAATCCTGCTGCACATATAAAAGAACATAGTGCAGAGGTTCAACTGCCATTTCTCCAGTATTTAAATCCAGATTTCCAATTTGTTCCTGTGACCATGTGGATGCAGGACCTAGAAACAGCAATTGAAATTGGTGATTCAATCCAGAAAACAGCCAGTAAACTTGGAAGGGATGTAGTTGTAATTGCAAGCACAGACTTCACACACTACCAACCTCAAAACATTGCTGAAGCACAGGATATGCAAGTAATAGATGCAATTAAAGCAATGGATGAAAAACTAATGATGAACCGTGTAAAACAGCTCAATGTTAGTATGTGTGGATACGGTCCAGTAGCAGCAACAATGGTTGCAACAAAGAAAATGGGAGCCACTAACTGCGAAGTAAAAAAATATGCAACAAGCGGGGACACAACAGGAGATAAAAGTTCTGTGGTTGCATACGCATCCGCAGTGTTCAGATAA
- the rpsB gene encoding 30S ribosomal protein S2: MSELLIPLDKYLAAGLHIGTQQKTKDMERYIYRVRADGLYVLDVRKTNDRIVAAGKFLSKYDADDILVVSTRQYGQAPVKKFGQITGAKTIPGRFIPGTLTNPNYAKFIEPKVLVVTDPRSDSQAIIEARQIGIPVVALCDTENLLGNVDIVVPVNNKGRKAIALVYWLLARQTLRGRGDLAEDKDLDIPPTDFELKM; this comes from the coding sequence TTGTCAGAACTATTAATTCCATTGGACAAATATTTAGCAGCAGGTTTACACATTGGTACACAGCAAAAAACTAAGGATATGGAGCGCTATATATACAGAGTAAGGGCAGATGGTCTTTACGTACTTGACGTTAGAAAAACTAACGACAGAATAGTGGCTGCAGGAAAATTCCTTTCAAAATATGACGCAGATGATATACTGGTTGTATCAACCAGACAATATGGACAGGCACCAGTTAAAAAATTCGGCCAGATCACAGGAGCAAAAACAATACCTGGAAGATTCATACCTGGAACATTAACCAATCCAAATTATGCTAAATTCATAGAACCTAAAGTACTGGTTGTAACAGATCCAAGATCAGATTCACAGGCAATAATTGAAGCAAGACAGATAGGAATTCCTGTAGTGGCATTATGCGATACAGAAAACCTTCTTGGAAATGTGGATATTGTTGTACCAGTAAATAACAAGGGAAGAAAAGCAATAGCATTAGTCTACTGGTTATTAGCCAGACAAACACTCAGAGGAAGAGGAGACTTAGCAGAAGACAAAGATCTAGATATTCCTCCAACAGACTTCGAACTGAAGATGTAA
- a CDS encoding 4Fe-4S dicluster domain-containing protein yields the protein MVKITIDHDKCEGADCAECIDVCPMEVLILDGEKVVIQNKEECSLCEVCMDVCPNEAVVVEDDD from the coding sequence ATGGTTAAAATAACAATAGACCACGATAAATGTGAAGGAGCAGACTGCGCAGAATGCATAGATGTCTGCCCAATGGAAGTTCTCATACTTGATGGGGAAAAAGTTGTAATACAGAACAAAGAAGAATGCAGTCTATGTGAAGTATGCATGGATGTCTGCCCAAACGAAGCAGTTGTAGTTGAAGATGATGATTAA
- the eno gene encoding phosphopyruvate hydratase — translation MDSVIEDIRVRKILDSRGNPTLEVDVVTWNGFGRAAAPSGASTGAREVVAFPEGGVDKIIGEVEDIISSELIGMDAEDLNEIDLVLKEIDGTENLASIGGNTTVAVSMATAKAAASSYNMPLYRFLGGNMQTEIPFPLGNMINGGAHAGKNAPDIQEFLVVPVGAETITEAVFTNVNVHKKIRELIQAKDKTFTGGKGDEGGWAPNLTNQEAIEIQVKACETVSNETGVLVKPSMDMAASEFWDSETKEYVYAKEGIRRSTGEQVDYVAELIDTYGYYFVEDPIREGDFEGFADLTKKSGKKALICGDDLFVTNAEILAEGIDKQAGNAIIIKPNQIGTLTDAYKTVELARNNKYVPVVSHRSGETTDDTIAHLAVAFSCPIIKTGAVGGERIAKLNELIRIEEEMSNPKMADITKYR, via the coding sequence GTGGACAGCGTTATTGAAGACATTCGTGTAAGAAAAATTTTAGATAGCAGAGGAAACCCAACCCTAGAGGTGGATGTAGTAACCTGGAACGGTTTTGGACGGGCTGCAGCTCCCAGCGGAGCAAGTACCGGAGCTCGTGAAGTAGTTGCATTCCCTGAGGGAGGGGTGGACAAAATAATAGGTGAAGTTGAAGATATAATCTCATCAGAGCTTATTGGAATGGATGCAGAAGACCTCAACGAGATAGACCTTGTTTTAAAGGAAATCGACGGTACAGAAAATCTAGCTTCCATCGGCGGTAACACAACAGTTGCTGTTAGTATGGCAACAGCCAAAGCAGCTGCTTCATCCTACAACATGCCACTCTACAGATTCCTGGGCGGAAACATGCAGACAGAAATTCCATTTCCCCTTGGAAACATGATCAACGGAGGAGCACACGCAGGTAAAAATGCACCAGATATTCAGGAATTTTTAGTAGTTCCAGTGGGTGCAGAAACTATAACTGAAGCAGTGTTTACCAACGTGAACGTGCACAAGAAGATCAGAGAACTCATACAAGCCAAGGATAAAACTTTCACAGGCGGAAAAGGAGATGAAGGAGGATGGGCACCCAACCTCACCAATCAGGAAGCCATTGAAATACAAGTCAAGGCATGTGAAACAGTGAGCAATGAAACAGGTGTACTTGTAAAACCTTCAATGGACATGGCAGCAAGTGAATTCTGGGACTCAGAAACAAAGGAATATGTCTATGCAAAAGAAGGAATACGAAGAAGTACAGGCGAACAGGTTGACTATGTTGCAGAATTAATAGACACCTATGGCTACTACTTTGTTGAAGACCCGATCCGAGAAGGTGACTTTGAAGGATTTGCAGATCTAACCAAAAAATCCGGTAAAAAAGCCCTTATCTGTGGTGACGACTTATTTGTGACCAATGCTGAAATACTGGCAGAGGGAATAGATAAACAGGCAGGAAATGCAATTATAATCAAACCAAATCAGATAGGAACTTTAACTGATGCTTACAAGACAGTTGAGTTAGCCCGTAATAATAAATACGTACCAGTTGTATCACACCGTTCAGGTGAAACAACAGACGATACAATAGCCCACCTTGCAGTGGCATTTTCATGTCCAATAATCAAGACAGGTGCTGTTGGCGGAGAACGTATAGCCAAACTCAACGAACTTATAAGAATAGAAGAAGAAATGAGCAACCCTAAAATGGCAGATATAACCAAATATAGGTAA